In Sardina pilchardus chromosome 10, fSarPil1.1, whole genome shotgun sequence, one genomic interval encodes:
- the tdg.1 gene encoding thymine DNA glycosylase, tandem duplicate 1 isoform X1 — translation MEERRYGSVPVPSEYLQNWVHAAQQHLQTLQSQYPHLANGGHYMDGAMENGGMMEMPGNPLAMVQQAPQQAPAKGKRGRQPKEPKPKPEPKPKPPPKAKAEPKAKPGPKPKKAKLDKGATEGEGGQEKIDETFKKVRRKVDRFKGMSEEEVMTKTLPDILKQNLDYVIIGINPGLMAAYIGRWFPGPGNHFWKCLFLSGFTDQLLNHMADETLPEKYGIGFTNMVARATPGSKDLSTKELREGGKILVEKLKIFKPLIAVFNGKCIFEMFCREIFGKKPKKLDFGLQPQKIPDCETALYLMPSSSARCAQFPRAQDKVHFYIKLRELRDQLKGQGKAKEVQEVSYSFDLGLAKEDAKKMAVKEEQYDPGYEAAYGGAYGEPGAGNEAEAGQSNGHCTFSNVPANAEMDSAEKASTPPAAEGLVPDGGWMTQTFDDQIPDISTS, via the exons ATGGAAGAGAGGCGTTATGGATCTGTGCCTGTCCCCTCGGAATATCTTCAAAACTG GGTACACGCTGCACAGCAGCACCTGCAGACGTTACAGTCCCAGTACCCTCACTTGGCAAACGGTGGACACTATATGGACGGCGCCATGGAAAATGGGGGTATGATGGAGATGCCTGGCAACCCACTGGCCATGGTCCAACAAGCTCCTCAGCAAG CACCAGCCAAGGGCAAGCGAGGGCGTCAACCCAAAGAGCCCAAGCCTAAACCGGAGCCAAAGCCTAAACCGCCACCCAAAGCAAAGGCCGAACCAAAAGCCAAACCAGGCCCAAAGCCTAAAAAGGCCAAGCTGGATAAGGGTGCTACAGAGGGTGAGGGCGGTCAGGAGAAGATCGATGAGACATTCAAGAAAGTGAGGAGGAAAGTGGATCGATTCAAAGGCATGTCCGAGGAGGAGGTCATGACCAAGACACTTCCAGACATCCTTAAGCAGAATCTGGACTATGTGATT ATTGGAATAAACCCTGGACTAATGGCAGCTTACATTGGAAGATGGTTCCCTGGTCCAGGAAACCATTTCT GGAAGTGCCTGTTCCTTTCCGGATTCACAGATCAGCTACTCAATCACATGGCTGATGAGACCTTACCTGAGAAATATGGAATTGGTTTCACAAATATGGTAGCCAGGGCCACCCCAGGAAGCAAAGATCTCTCAAC caAAGAACTCAGGGAGGGAGGCAAAATTTTGGTTGAGAAACTAAAGATATTCAAGCCTCTCATAGCAGTATTCAATGGAAAAT GTATTTTTGAGATGTTCTGCAGGGAGATCTTTGGGAAGAAGCCAAAGAAGCTTGACTTTGGCTTGCAGCCTCAAAAGATTCCCGACTGTGAAACG GCCTTGTACCTGATGCCTTCTTCTAGTGCTCGGTGCGCACAATTTCCACGTGCCCAGGACAAAGTGCACTTCTATATCAAGCTGAGGGAGTTACGAGACCAACTGAAGGGTCAAGGAAAGGCAAAAGAAGTGCAAGAAGTCAGTTATAGCTTCGACCTCGGATTGGCCAAAG AGGATGCCAAGAAGATGGCTGTCAAAGAGGAGCAGTACGACCCAGGTTACGAAGCAGCTTATGGCGGTGCGTATGGTGAGCCAGGGGCCGGTAATGAAGCGGAGGCAGGACAGAGCAATGGTCATTGCACCTTCTCTAACGTACCGGCTAATGCAGAGATGG ACTCTGCAGAGAAGGCCTCCACTCCCCCAGCAGCGGAAGGACTGGTACCCGACGGCGGGTGGATGACTCAAACCTTTGATGACCAGATACCGGACATAAGCACCTCATAA
- the LOC134093977 gene encoding patatin-like phospholipase domain-containing protein 2 isoform X2, producing MGKKPTFAHLRSQQSIMKTLNLGKACAIMMEMAKQAGRRRLGALHPSFNLLKMVQDFLDRELPDDAHLLASGQLGISLTRVSDGKNLLVTHFDSKEELIQALVCSCFFPPFCGWMPPSFRGRRYIDGAISDNMPFWKLKNTITVSPFSGESDISPRESPFYYHEVQYNNVSLYVNFNNMYRVASVFLPPDAEVLGQMCRDGYRDTLQFLHENNLLKMDLLPELSLTEVPLTPMARNELKQLLDSKNKEINCNVIKPNNSHVEHKHHRQEKETTNILPVPIEKVISESCKEMDGPYAAAKEYVFVRVLVEILMLCILPVEFAFAFVYRLIEWAPEMTSDLQWMCSLIWDLCKMIHSGTLPNGNEVQQKSSHVSCHDLQALSSRSLSEWDDSDVPPLYPSPLVCHSTFKGKK from the exons ATGGGGAAAAAACCCACCTTCGCTCACTTGAGGTCACAGCAATCCATCATGAAGACCTTGAACTTGG GCAAAGCCTGTGCCATCATGATGGAGATGGCCAAACAGGCTGGCAGGCGAAGACTCGGTGCTTTGCACCCTTCATTCAACCTGCTGAAAATGGTTCAGGACTTTCTGGACCGTGAGTTACCAGACGATGCCCATCTGCTCGCCAGTGGCCAACTCGGTATATCCTTGACTCGAGTGTCTGATGGAAAGAACTTGCTGGTGACCCATTTTGACTCCAAGGAAGAGCTCATTCAG GCTCTGGTTTGCAGTTGTTTTTTCCCACCGTTTTGTGGCTGGATGCCTCCCTCCTTCCGTGGCAGA CGGTACATTGATGGTGCAATCAGTGACAACATGCCCTTTTGGAAGCTGAAGAACACCATCACTGTTTCGCCATTCTCTGGTGAGAGTGACATTAGCCCACGCGAGAGTCCATTTTACTATCATGAGGTTCAGTACAACAATGTCAGCTTGTACGTGAACTTCAACAATATGTATCGGGTGGCCAGTGTTTTCCTGCCCCCAGACGCTGAG GTTCTGGGACAAATGTGTCGAGATGGATACAGAGATACATTACAATTCCTGCATGAGAACA ACCTTTTGAAGATGGACCTACTACCAGAGCTGTCTTTGACTGAGGTCCCTCTCACACCCATGGCCCGGAATGAATTGAAGCAGCTGCTAGACtctaaaaataaagaaattaatTGTAATGTCATAAAGCCAAACAACAGTCATGTTGAACATAAGCATCACCGGCAAGAGAAAGAGACTACAAACATACTTCCGGTTCCTATTGAAAAAG TGATTTCTGAGTCATGTAAGGAGATGGATGGTCCATATGCCGCAGCAAAAGAGTATGTTTTTGTGCGGGTGTTGGTCGAGATCCTGATGCTGTGCATTCTGCCTGTGGAGTTTGCCTTTGCCTTTGTTTACAG ACTGATCGAGTGGGCCCCAGAGATGACCTCAGATTTGCAGTGGATGTGCAGTCTAATCTGGGACCTTTGTAAAATGATACACAGTGGAACACTTCCAAACGG AAATGAGGTTCAACAGAAGAGCAGTCATGTGTCTTGTCATGATCTACAGGCACTATCCTCTCGAAGTCTGTCTGAATGGGACGACTCTGATGTACCACCTCTGTATCCCTCCCCACTAGTATGCCATAGTACAttcaagggaaaaaaatga
- the tdg.1 gene encoding thymine DNA glycosylase, tandem duplicate 1 isoform X2 has protein sequence MDGAMENGGMMEMPGNPLAMVQQAPQQAPAKGKRGRQPKEPKPKPEPKPKPPPKAKAEPKAKPGPKPKKAKLDKGATEGEGGQEKIDETFKKVRRKVDRFKGMSEEEVMTKTLPDILKQNLDYVIIGINPGLMAAYIGRWFPGPGNHFWKCLFLSGFTDQLLNHMADETLPEKYGIGFTNMVARATPGSKDLSTKELREGGKILVEKLKIFKPLIAVFNGKCIFEMFCREIFGKKPKKLDFGLQPQKIPDCETALYLMPSSSARCAQFPRAQDKVHFYIKLRELRDQLKGQGKAKEVQEVSYSFDLGLAKEDAKKMAVKEEQYDPGYEAAYGGAYGEPGAGNEAEAGQSNGHCTFSNVPANAEMDSAEKASTPPAAEGLVPDGGWMTQTFDDQIPDISTS, from the exons ATGGACGGCGCCATGGAAAATGGGGGTATGATGGAGATGCCTGGCAACCCACTGGCCATGGTCCAACAAGCTCCTCAGCAAG CACCAGCCAAGGGCAAGCGAGGGCGTCAACCCAAAGAGCCCAAGCCTAAACCGGAGCCAAAGCCTAAACCGCCACCCAAAGCAAAGGCCGAACCAAAAGCCAAACCAGGCCCAAAGCCTAAAAAGGCCAAGCTGGATAAGGGTGCTACAGAGGGTGAGGGCGGTCAGGAGAAGATCGATGAGACATTCAAGAAAGTGAGGAGGAAAGTGGATCGATTCAAAGGCATGTCCGAGGAGGAGGTCATGACCAAGACACTTCCAGACATCCTTAAGCAGAATCTGGACTATGTGATT ATTGGAATAAACCCTGGACTAATGGCAGCTTACATTGGAAGATGGTTCCCTGGTCCAGGAAACCATTTCT GGAAGTGCCTGTTCCTTTCCGGATTCACAGATCAGCTACTCAATCACATGGCTGATGAGACCTTACCTGAGAAATATGGAATTGGTTTCACAAATATGGTAGCCAGGGCCACCCCAGGAAGCAAAGATCTCTCAAC caAAGAACTCAGGGAGGGAGGCAAAATTTTGGTTGAGAAACTAAAGATATTCAAGCCTCTCATAGCAGTATTCAATGGAAAAT GTATTTTTGAGATGTTCTGCAGGGAGATCTTTGGGAAGAAGCCAAAGAAGCTTGACTTTGGCTTGCAGCCTCAAAAGATTCCCGACTGTGAAACG GCCTTGTACCTGATGCCTTCTTCTAGTGCTCGGTGCGCACAATTTCCACGTGCCCAGGACAAAGTGCACTTCTATATCAAGCTGAGGGAGTTACGAGACCAACTGAAGGGTCAAGGAAAGGCAAAAGAAGTGCAAGAAGTCAGTTATAGCTTCGACCTCGGATTGGCCAAAG AGGATGCCAAGAAGATGGCTGTCAAAGAGGAGCAGTACGACCCAGGTTACGAAGCAGCTTATGGCGGTGCGTATGGTGAGCCAGGGGCCGGTAATGAAGCGGAGGCAGGACAGAGCAATGGTCATTGCACCTTCTCTAACGTACCGGCTAATGCAGAGATGG ACTCTGCAGAGAAGGCCTCCACTCCCCCAGCAGCGGAAGGACTGGTACCCGACGGCGGGTGGATGACTCAAACCTTTGATGACCAGATACCGGACATAAGCACCTCATAA
- the LOC134093977 gene encoding patatin-like phospholipase domain-containing protein 2 isoform X1 produces MFETKNGWNISVAGCGFMGVYYVGVGSCLQERARYLLDGATKIYGASSGALFGAIIVCKIPMGKACAIMMEMAKQAGRRRLGALHPSFNLLKMVQDFLDRELPDDAHLLASGQLGISLTRVSDGKNLLVTHFDSKEELIQALVCSCFFPPFCGWMPPSFRGRRYIDGAISDNMPFWKLKNTITVSPFSGESDISPRESPFYYHEVQYNNVSLYVNFNNMYRVASVFLPPDAEVLGQMCRDGYRDTLQFLHENNLLKMDLLPELSLTEVPLTPMARNELKQLLDSKNKEINCNVIKPNNSHVEHKHHRQEKETTNILPVPIEKVISESCKEMDGPYAAAKEYVFVRVLVEILMLCILPVEFAFAFVYRLIEWAPEMTSDLQWMCSLIWDLCKMIHSGTLPNGNEVQQKSSHVSCHDLQALSSRSLSEWDDSDVPPLYPSPLVCHSTFKGKK; encoded by the exons ATGTTCGAAACGAAAAACGGATGGAATATCTCAGTCGCCGGTTGTGGTTTCATGGGTGTTTACTACGTTGGCGTGGGGAGCTGTTTACAGGAAAGAGCCAGATATTTACTTGATGGTGCTACCAAGATTTATGGAGCCTCGTCGGGTGCCTTGTTTGGGGCTATAATTGTATGTAAAATACCAATGG GCAAAGCCTGTGCCATCATGATGGAGATGGCCAAACAGGCTGGCAGGCGAAGACTCGGTGCTTTGCACCCTTCATTCAACCTGCTGAAAATGGTTCAGGACTTTCTGGACCGTGAGTTACCAGACGATGCCCATCTGCTCGCCAGTGGCCAACTCGGTATATCCTTGACTCGAGTGTCTGATGGAAAGAACTTGCTGGTGACCCATTTTGACTCCAAGGAAGAGCTCATTCAG GCTCTGGTTTGCAGTTGTTTTTTCCCACCGTTTTGTGGCTGGATGCCTCCCTCCTTCCGTGGCAGA CGGTACATTGATGGTGCAATCAGTGACAACATGCCCTTTTGGAAGCTGAAGAACACCATCACTGTTTCGCCATTCTCTGGTGAGAGTGACATTAGCCCACGCGAGAGTCCATTTTACTATCATGAGGTTCAGTACAACAATGTCAGCTTGTACGTGAACTTCAACAATATGTATCGGGTGGCCAGTGTTTTCCTGCCCCCAGACGCTGAG GTTCTGGGACAAATGTGTCGAGATGGATACAGAGATACATTACAATTCCTGCATGAGAACA ACCTTTTGAAGATGGACCTACTACCAGAGCTGTCTTTGACTGAGGTCCCTCTCACACCCATGGCCCGGAATGAATTGAAGCAGCTGCTAGACtctaaaaataaagaaattaatTGTAATGTCATAAAGCCAAACAACAGTCATGTTGAACATAAGCATCACCGGCAAGAGAAAGAGACTACAAACATACTTCCGGTTCCTATTGAAAAAG TGATTTCTGAGTCATGTAAGGAGATGGATGGTCCATATGCCGCAGCAAAAGAGTATGTTTTTGTGCGGGTGTTGGTCGAGATCCTGATGCTGTGCATTCTGCCTGTGGAGTTTGCCTTTGCCTTTGTTTACAG ACTGATCGAGTGGGCCCCAGAGATGACCTCAGATTTGCAGTGGATGTGCAGTCTAATCTGGGACCTTTGTAAAATGATACACAGTGGAACACTTCCAAACGG AAATGAGGTTCAACAGAAGAGCAGTCATGTGTCTTGTCATGATCTACAGGCACTATCCTCTCGAAGTCTGTCTGAATGGGACGACTCTGATGTACCACCTCTGTATCCCTCCCCACTAGTATGCCATAGTACAttcaagggaaaaaaatga